Proteins encoded within one genomic window of Bradyrhizobium sp. 186:
- a CDS encoding group II intron maturase-specific domain-containing protein, producing the protein MASIARFLTERLRLKVNAAKSAVDRPWVRTFLGYTMTAHKQPRLRVAAKSVQRLRSKLRTTLRQGRGRTLTSTARTLTPILRGWLQYFRLAEAKGVFEELDGWMRRKLRCVLWRQWKRPRTRLKRLMQRGLDPERAWRSASNGRGPWWNAGASHMNEAYRAAFFTQLGLPSLIGLHRHLNRA; encoded by the coding sequence ATGGCGTCGATCGCGCGCTTCCTGACCGAGCGGCTACGGCTCAAGGTCAACGCAGCGAAGAGTGCTGTTGACCGTCCCTGGGTGCGGACCTTCCTCGGTTACACCATGACCGCCCACAAACAACCGCGCCTGCGGGTCGCGGCCAAGAGTGTGCAGCGGTTGCGGAGCAAACTGAGGACGACGTTGCGCCAAGGGCGTGGACGAACCCTGACATCGACCGCCAGAACTCTAACCCCCATCCTGCGCGGCTGGCTGCAATACTTCCGGCTGGCGGAGGCCAAAGGGGTGTTCGAGGAACTCGACGGCTGGATGCGGCGCAAATTGCGCTGCGTCCTCTGGCGTCAGTGGAAGCGACCGCGGACACGCCTCAAGCGCTTGATGCAACGCGGGCTCGATCCGGAGCGGGCATGGCGGTCGGCCTCCAACGGCCGGGGCCCTTGGTGGAATGCCGGGGCCAGCCACATGAACGAGGCCTATCGCGCCGCCTTCTTCACGCAACTCGGCCTGCCGTCCCTCATCGGACTGCACCGCCATCTCAATCGTGCTTGA
- a CDS encoding IS1634 family transposase gives MFVARIPNRNSPPAILLRESYREGDKIKSRTLANLSHWPDEKIDALRRVLKGEELVSPAEQLRIERSLPHGHVAAVLGMARQLGLHRLVPDKPRRLARLALALIVARVIEPAAKLATARQLSEATAAHSLGELLDLSAVDEDELYEALDLLGTAQPGIEATLAKRHLHDGSLVLYDLTSSYLEGRHCELARHGYSRDGRSDKLQIVFGLLCAADGCPVAVEVFEGNTADPSTLAAQVDKLKARFKLSRVVLVGDRGMITSARIEADLMPAGLDWITALRAPAIRKLAEDGGPLQLSLFDDRDMAEITSPDFPGERLIVCRNPDLADERRRKRGELLAATEKDLARVKAAVQRQRNPLRGEDEIGLKVGAVLGKRKMAKHFHLAITDTSFDFSRIEDAIANEASLDGFYVLRTNVPAENLDTAATVRAYKSLAQVERAFRTIKTVELEVRPIHHRLAGRVRAHVFLCMLAYYIVWHMRRALAPILFDDHDREAADAARVSPVAKARVSAAARTKANRKHTHDGRPVHSFRTLLQDLATLTRNIVRIGQDAPAAMLTSPTPLQQDVFNRLGIPIAP, from the coding sequence ATGTTCGTCGCCCGCATTCCCAACCGCAACTCACCGCCCGCGATCCTGTTGCGCGAGAGCTATCGCGAGGGCGACAAGATCAAGTCGCGCACGCTGGCCAACCTGTCGCATTGGCCGGATGAGAAGATCGATGCGCTGCGCCGCGTCCTGAAAGGCGAGGAGCTGGTCTCGCCGGCCGAGCAACTGCGGATCGAGCGCTCGCTGCCGCACGGCCACGTGGCCGCGGTGCTCGGCATGGCGCGCCAGCTCGGACTGCATCGCCTTGTCCCGGACAAGCCCAGACGGTTGGCCAGGCTGGCTTTGGCCTTGATCGTGGCACGGGTGATCGAACCGGCCGCCAAGCTGGCCACGGCGCGCCAGCTCAGCGAGGCGACGGCGGCGCATTCGCTGGGCGAACTGCTCGATCTCAGCGCCGTCGACGAGGACGAGCTTTACGAAGCGCTCGACCTGCTCGGCACGGCCCAACCGGGGATCGAGGCGACGCTCGCCAAGCGCCATCTGCATGACGGCTCGCTGGTGCTCTACGATCTCACCTCCAGCTATCTGGAGGGGCGACATTGCGAATTGGCGCGGCATGGTTACAGCCGCGACGGTCGTTCCGACAAGCTGCAGATCGTGTTCGGCTTGCTGTGCGCCGCCGACGGCTGCCCGGTGGCGGTGGAGGTGTTCGAAGGTAACACCGCCGACCCGAGCACGCTGGCCGCGCAAGTCGACAAACTGAAGGCCCGCTTCAAGCTGTCGCGTGTGGTACTGGTCGGCGATCGCGGCATGATCACCAGCGCCCGTATCGAAGCCGATCTGATGCCGGCCGGGCTCGATTGGATCACCGCTCTGCGGGCGCCGGCGATCCGCAAGCTCGCCGAGGACGGCGGCCCGCTGCAATTGTCGCTGTTCGACGATCGCGATATGGCCGAGATCACGTCCCCCGACTTCCCCGGCGAGCGCCTGATCGTGTGCCGCAACCCGGATCTGGCCGACGAGCGTCGGCGCAAGCGCGGCGAGTTGCTGGCGGCGACCGAGAAGGATCTCGCCCGCGTCAAGGCCGCCGTGCAGCGTCAGCGCAACCCCTTGCGCGGCGAGGATGAGATCGGTCTGAAGGTCGGCGCCGTGCTGGGCAAGCGTAAGATGGCCAAGCACTTCCACCTCGCCATCACCGACACTTCGTTCGACTTCAGTCGGATCGAGGATGCCATCGCCAACGAAGCGTCGCTCGACGGCTTCTATGTGCTACGGACCAACGTGCCGGCCGAGAACCTCGACACCGCCGCCACGGTGCGTGCCTACAAGAGCCTGGCCCAGGTCGAACGCGCCTTCCGCACCATCAAGACCGTCGAACTGGAGGTGCGCCCGATCCACCATCGCCTCGCTGGCCGCGTGCGCGCCCACGTCTTCCTCTGCATGCTCGCTTATTACATCGTCTGGCACATGCGCCGCGCGCTGGCCCCGATCCTGTTCGACGATCACGACCGCGAGGCCGCCGACGCCGCGCGCGTCTCGCCCGTCGCCAAGGCCAGAGTCTCGGCCGCGGCCAGAACCAAGGCTAATCGCAAGCACACCCACGATGGCCGGCCCGTGCACAGCTTTCGAACGCTGTTGCAGGATCTCGCCACGCTCACACGCAACATCGTTCGCATCGGTCAGGACGCCCCGGCCGCTATGCTCACAAGTCCAACCCCACTACAACAAGACGTCTTCAATCGGCTCGGCATTCCTATCGCCCCATAA
- a CDS encoding sulfite exporter TauE/SafE family protein, giving the protein MPSLDAALIVVAGIALFAAFVNGALGYGFSSLTVPLALIFYTNRILNPAVVVIEVILNWYVLFINLSGVPSVWKRVFPILVGMLPGIAIGAFVLSSLQPSWIKLGTYAVILPLILFQAAGWRRPIRLGWLTGLPFGTGLGILYSVTTISGPPLAILFNNQGLVKNEFRAGLALVRVAESSVTAIVYYQLGLFIAESESLFLVFVPAVVVGIPLGAYVIRRVDSETFRRICMSFDAWVVGFGLSRVLIELNFMQSPWAYSVLAVTILIDSYLLYIFFTLRKTASSGSQALCAPLTLRDRGGPEDRIPSDMTELPHDPFGLLNRLLGYVIAILAVAMLLYTIRLLP; this is encoded by the coding sequence ATGCCTTCCCTTGACGCCGCTTTGATCGTTGTTGCCGGGATCGCTTTGTTTGCGGCCTTTGTAAATGGTGCCCTTGGCTACGGGTTTTCGTCGCTCACCGTTCCGCTTGCGCTCATTTTTTATACAAATCGCATCCTCAATCCCGCAGTCGTTGTGATCGAAGTCATCCTGAACTGGTACGTTCTATTCATCAATCTGAGCGGCGTCCCATCCGTATGGAAAAGGGTGTTTCCTATTCTCGTCGGGATGTTGCCCGGTATCGCCATCGGGGCATTTGTTCTTTCTTCGCTTCAACCTAGTTGGATCAAACTAGGGACCTACGCGGTAATTCTGCCCCTCATCCTATTCCAGGCAGCCGGTTGGCGGAGGCCGATCCGGCTCGGCTGGTTGACAGGTCTCCCATTTGGAACGGGGCTGGGTATCCTGTATTCGGTAACGACCATCTCGGGACCTCCTTTAGCGATTTTGTTCAATAATCAAGGCCTGGTCAAAAATGAGTTTCGGGCCGGTCTCGCATTGGTTCGCGTGGCCGAGTCGAGCGTGACCGCCATCGTGTATTACCAGCTTGGCCTGTTTATAGCCGAAAGCGAGAGCCTCTTTTTGGTGTTCGTTCCCGCCGTTGTGGTTGGAATTCCGCTCGGCGCCTATGTCATCCGGCGGGTGGATTCCGAGACGTTTCGTCGGATATGCATGAGCTTTGATGCCTGGGTCGTCGGATTCGGTCTCTCCAGGGTGTTGATCGAACTGAATTTTATGCAAAGCCCGTGGGCCTACAGCGTCCTGGCCGTCACCATTTTGATAGACAGCTATTTGTTGTACATCTTTTTCACACTACGCAAAACGGCCTCAAGCGGATCACAAGCCCTGTGCGCTCCGCTGACACTCCGCGACCGGGGTGGCCCGGAGGATCGCATTCCTTCAGACATGACAGAACTTCCCCACGACCCGTTCGGTCTCCTTAACCGCTTGCTCGGTTACGTCATTGCGATCCTCGCCGTTGCGATGCTGCTATACACAATTCGCCTGCTGCCATAG
- a CDS encoding methyltransferase domain-containing protein codes for MGQGSARPYQNDKGESVLDVACGTGVVARLLDERGHVGRLVGIDLNSAMLTVARTKSTKIEWIEGSALNLPFEAHSFDVVLCQLGLQFFPDRPLALREMARVLKPRGRVGLSVYSAIEQTPAAHAFVQALDSFLGAQSSRTKRSEHLSCTAEELGNWVRQAGFEDVNVAIVSKQISFPSALDYVRFQLTATPMAALLKGEDGPGRERKIAAIADDAAARLDPAMLANGRLTFPQQSFVVTASLN; via the coding sequence TTGGGCCAAGGATCTGCTCGACCGTACCAGAACGACAAAGGGGAAAGCGTACTCGATGTCGCCTGCGGAACCGGCGTCGTGGCGCGGCTATTGGATGAACGGGGGCACGTCGGGAGGTTGGTTGGCATAGACCTCAACTCGGCGATGTTGACTGTGGCTCGGACGAAATCGACCAAGATCGAGTGGATTGAAGGGAGTGCGCTGAACTTGCCATTCGAGGCGCATAGTTTCGATGTCGTGCTCTGCCAACTCGGACTGCAATTTTTCCCTGATCGGCCGCTGGCTCTCAGAGAGATGGCCCGGGTTCTCAAGCCGCGAGGTCGCGTCGGGCTCAGCGTCTACAGCGCCATTGAGCAAACGCCAGCCGCGCACGCTTTCGTGCAGGCACTCGACAGTTTTCTCGGAGCTCAGTCCTCACGGACGAAACGCTCCGAGCATCTTTCCTGCACTGCCGAAGAGCTCGGCAACTGGGTGCGGCAGGCTGGCTTTGAGGACGTCAATGTTGCGATCGTATCCAAGCAAATTAGCTTTCCCTCAGCGCTGGATTACGTCCGCTTCCAACTCACGGCGACCCCGATGGCTGCGCTTTTGAAGGGCGAGGATGGTCCCGGGCGTGAACGCAAGATTGCCGCCATCGCCGACGACGCGGCGGCTCGCCTCGATCCCGCTATGCTGGCGAACGGCCGGCTGACATTCCCGCAGCAATCTTTCGTGGTGACGGCTTCGCTCAACTGA